One window from the genome of Pseudomonas sp. L5B5 encodes:
- a CDS encoding lipopolysaccharide biosynthesis protein, protein MKKNSATLLRMLMLYGGKTSSLLVAFVFLPLYGRVLGEEQFGTIVVIISLQALLVMLDLGMSTLASREAAITTKGSGSLLKMISSAEIILSVFYIGLVFLFFLIKLVFEVSNISWSVIVFSALLFFFLALQNLYYTVLLARQKYILGSTIQIAGVMVRAAITVYVLVFISASVEAFVLTQAVLAFIHFLVSRAFCLGELSSICPTGGAKANVAEILSVAKTGGALVLFSAAGAAVLQLDKPIISALSSTASVAPYYLASLLCMTPISILASPISQYFQPMVIREMTMGQDGSAMRVIRKFVLSTFLIVALPTLVLWLFREQIIGIWLGENPSNVLVSRYLEILLPGVAIGALGFIPYSLLLYARDFRFQATLSATLTVVTLMLTAMAAVNKNIEAICFVYSAYHVLSTLSSWIRAGRLPETKISARNSAITTLKLLLLFSLLFSVVGFMFFER, encoded by the coding sequence ATGAAAAAAAATAGCGCTACACTTCTAAGAATGCTTATGTTGTACGGGGGCAAGACATCCAGTTTACTTGTCGCTTTTGTATTTCTACCATTATATGGTCGGGTTCTTGGCGAGGAGCAGTTTGGTACGATTGTTGTAATTATCTCATTACAAGCGCTCTTGGTAATGCTTGACCTTGGAATGTCAACTCTTGCCTCTAGAGAGGCAGCAATAACTACTAAAGGTAGTGGTTCCCTATTAAAAATGATTTCATCTGCTGAAATCATTTTGTCTGTTTTTTATATAGGGCTTGTGTTTCTTTTCTTTTTAATAAAGTTGGTGTTTGAAGTATCGAATATTTCTTGGAGTGTTATCGTCTTCTCCGCACTTTTGTTTTTTTTTCTCGCGCTGCAGAATTTATACTATACGGTATTACTTGCTAGGCAAAAATATATTCTAGGAAGCACTATACAAATAGCCGGTGTGATGGTTAGAGCTGCCATCACTGTTTACGTATTAGTGTTTATCTCCGCATCCGTCGAAGCGTTTGTCCTGACTCAAGCAGTATTGGCATTCATTCATTTCTTGGTATCGCGTGCTTTTTGTCTAGGTGAGCTTTCTTCAATCTGTCCTACTGGGGGCGCCAAAGCCAACGTCGCCGAAATTTTATCAGTGGCAAAAACAGGAGGAGCACTGGTGCTCTTTTCTGCTGCTGGAGCTGCAGTGTTGCAATTGGATAAGCCCATAATATCTGCTCTGTCTTCTACAGCTAGTGTTGCTCCCTACTATCTTGCTAGCTTGTTATGCATGACTCCGATATCGATATTGGCAAGTCCGATAAGCCAGTATTTCCAGCCTATGGTCATTCGTGAAATGACGATGGGGCAGGATGGAAGTGCTATGCGAGTAATTAGAAAATTTGTTCTGTCGACATTTCTTATAGTTGCGCTTCCCACTTTGGTACTATGGCTGTTCAGAGAACAGATCATAGGTATATGGCTGGGGGAAAACCCTTCTAACGTTCTGGTCTCCAGGTATCTTGAAATTTTGTTACCAGGTGTGGCTATCGGAGCTCTGGGGTTTATTCCGTACAGTCTTCTGCTTTATGCAAGAGACTTTCGCTTTCAAGCCACACTGTCTGCAACTTTGACGGTGGTCACGTTGATGCTAACCGCGATGGCAGCGGTTAACAAAAATATAGAGGCAATATGTTTTGTGTACTCGGCATACCATGTGCTCTCTACTTTATCTTCGTGGATTAGAGCTGGCAGGCTTCCAGAAACAAAAATTAGTGCGCGTAACTCTGCGATAACAACATTGAAGTTGCTTTTGCTATTTTCTTTGTTGTTTTCAGTGGTTGGCTTCATGTTTTTCGAGAGGTAG
- a CDS encoding polysaccharide biosynthesis protein produces MFDDKVLMITGGTGSFGNTVLNRFLDTSVREIIVFSRDEKKQEDMRIALNNPKVKFHIGDVRNFESIRRAMVGVDYVFHAAALKQVPSCEFYPVEAVLTNIMGTENVLNAAIDNNVKRVVLLSTDKAVYPINAMGISKAMGEKVLIAKSRTIRGNGPILCATRYGNVMASRGSVIPLFVDKIKSGLPLTVTDPKMTRFLMSLEDSVDLVLHAFEHGEQGDIFVQKAPSSTIGDLTVALKELFNSDAAVNVIGTRHGEKLYESLVSREEMVKAKNMGRYYRIPADNRDLNYDKYILEGQPEANLVDDYTSHNTDLLNVEEIKSLLLTLPFIRDSLGQ; encoded by the coding sequence ATGTTTGACGATAAAGTTTTGATGATTACAGGTGGTACCGGTTCTTTCGGTAATACTGTTCTTAATAGGTTCTTAGATACCTCTGTTAGAGAAATTATAGTATTTAGCCGCGATGAAAAAAAGCAAGAAGATATGCGTATCGCGCTAAATAACCCCAAGGTAAAGTTTCATATTGGCGATGTGCGAAATTTTGAAAGTATTCGTCGTGCAATGGTAGGGGTAGATTACGTATTTCATGCTGCCGCGCTCAAGCAGGTTCCTTCTTGTGAGTTCTATCCGGTTGAAGCCGTACTCACAAATATAATGGGAACTGAGAATGTCTTGAACGCAGCTATTGATAATAATGTCAAAAGAGTTGTTTTACTTAGTACTGACAAGGCCGTTTACCCCATTAATGCGATGGGTATATCTAAGGCCATGGGTGAAAAAGTACTCATTGCCAAGTCTCGTACAATACGTGGCAATGGCCCGATTTTATGTGCGACCCGTTATGGAAATGTGATGGCCTCACGTGGTTCGGTAATACCCTTATTTGTCGATAAGATTAAATCTGGGTTGCCTTTAACCGTTACAGATCCAAAAATGACACGTTTCCTAATGAGCCTTGAAGACTCTGTTGATCTGGTCCTACATGCTTTCGAACATGGTGAGCAGGGAGATATCTTTGTTCAAAAAGCTCCATCGAGCACCATTGGTGACTTGACAGTTGCCTTGAAAGAACTTTTTAACAGCGATGCTGCTGTGAATGTTATTGGGACAAGGCACGGAGAAAAACTTTACGAGTCTCTGGTTTCTCGTGAAGAAATGGTGAAAGCAAAAAACATGGGGCGTTATTATAGGATTCCGGCAGATAATCGGGATCTAAATTACGATAAATATATTCTTGAAGGGCAGCCAGAAGCGAACCTTGTGGATGATTACACTTCACATAATACTGACTTGTTGAATGTTGAAGAGATAAAGTCACTGCTACTTACCTTGCCCTTCATTAGGGACTCACTTGGCCAGTAA
- a CDS encoding glycosyltransferase family 2 protein, translating to MIKLSIIIPTHNRAKCAIETVASILELLEDVQVVVCDSSDEDLLSHHFLGESFASRVKYVRTAKSISVVDNFNLGLRSADGEYLVFLGDDDFVSREIMDVVNWASEHAVDSVKFNFPALYYWCDFYHATRGDVYSGTLHVGEYTGSVSLYDAKKSVVPALSNFGGGVFGMPRAYAGMISSSLARKIVDKHGALFGGVSPDIYSSFLISIESEKCVLVDYPVIVPGASGLSTTGQSNSGAHYGKLRENPHISAFQNLVWDKKIPEFYSVPTVWSYSLLKAVEKVQENNSKFQGTPNFGRLFLKCFIYFPSSSGETRYALNEAFRSFGRARVVSQLVIAIGSEFYWGMSRIVTRLKSRYIKKNISVINALDTSLDGSRALKKYLHEHPVKLKLPSL from the coding sequence ATGATTAAGTTAAGTATTATTATTCCTACTCATAATCGTGCAAAATGTGCGATTGAAACAGTGGCCTCTATTTTAGAGCTGCTGGAGGATGTTCAAGTAGTTGTTTGTGACTCTAGTGATGAGGATCTTCTTTCTCATCATTTTTTAGGAGAGTCTTTTGCGTCAAGGGTAAAATATGTCAGAACAGCTAAGAGTATTAGTGTTGTAGACAATTTTAACTTGGGTCTTCGCTCCGCTGACGGAGAGTACCTTGTTTTTCTTGGGGATGATGATTTTGTCTCGCGGGAAATTATGGATGTCGTTAATTGGGCTTCGGAACATGCCGTCGATTCGGTAAAATTTAATTTCCCGGCCTTATACTACTGGTGTGATTTTTATCACGCGACGAGAGGCGATGTATATTCTGGAACTCTACATGTCGGGGAATATACGGGGAGTGTTAGCCTGTATGACGCCAAGAAATCAGTTGTTCCTGCATTAAGCAATTTTGGTGGTGGTGTATTTGGTATGCCAAGAGCCTATGCTGGGATGATTTCATCTTCCTTGGCTAGAAAAATTGTTGATAAACATGGTGCATTGTTTGGTGGTGTTAGTCCTGATATCTACAGCTCCTTTCTAATTTCAATTGAATCTGAAAAGTGTGTTCTAGTTGATTACCCTGTTATTGTTCCTGGCGCGTCTGGCCTCAGTACAACAGGACAGAGTAATTCCGGTGCCCACTATGGTAAGCTCAGAGAAAACCCTCACATTTCGGCATTTCAAAATCTTGTTTGGGATAAAAAGATACCTGAGTTCTATTCGGTGCCTACCGTTTGGTCTTATTCCCTGCTAAAAGCCGTTGAGAAAGTTCAAGAAAATAATTCAAAGTTTCAAGGAACCCCTAATTTTGGTCGGCTGTTCCTCAAATGTTTTATTTACTTTCCATCCTCCAGCGGTGAGACGAGATACGCCTTGAATGAGGCTTTTCGTTCATTTGGAAGAGCTAGGGTTGTTTCGCAGTTAGTGATTGCTATTGGCTCTGAGTTTTATTGGGGAATGTCCCGTATTGTCACTCGTTTAAAGTCCAGGTATATCAAGAAGAACATTAGTGTGATCAATGCTCTTGATACTAGCCTTGATGGTAGCAGGGCGCTAAAAAAATATTTGCATGAGCATCCTGTAAAGCTAAAGCTTCCATCTTTGTGA
- a CDS encoding glycosyltransferase family 2 protein, protein MKSSVSVILPHYNAADTIGRSIDSVIAQTLCVEEIIIVDDCSVSAEELVDIVSGYKALINIRLIFLKKNQGAAYARNIAIKNATCKYIAFLDSDDIWHPEKIKTQYEFMEKNGAFLSGHGYLFDISSSSFIKEVSLSNRLVMKREFMWGNPFFTPTVMAKREDFILFDERYRRVDDYKCWYENMSNGHVYMLAEALAAGFKAPVGESGLSGSLRLMHKGYLDVLKALRAEGNISRAFFIAATTCERLKYPLRLFFSKIRKYKK, encoded by the coding sequence ATGAAGTCTTCGGTCTCTGTAATCCTACCTCATTATAATGCAGCCGATACAATAGGGCGCAGCATCGACTCTGTTATCGCACAGACTTTGTGTGTTGAGGAGATTATAATTGTAGATGACTGTAGTGTTAGTGCAGAAGAGCTTGTTGATATAGTCTCTGGCTACAAGGCCCTGATTAATATTCGTTTGATTTTTCTAAAGAAAAATCAGGGTGCCGCATATGCAAGAAATATAGCTATAAAGAATGCTACTTGTAAATATATCGCTTTCTTGGATTCAGATGATATTTGGCATCCAGAAAAAATAAAGACTCAATATGAGTTCATGGAAAAAAATGGAGCATTTCTATCTGGACATGGCTATCTATTCGATATTTCAAGTAGCTCATTCATTAAGGAAGTGTCTTTAAGTAATCGCTTGGTCATGAAGCGCGAATTTATGTGGGGCAATCCGTTTTTTACCCCTACCGTAATGGCCAAGAGAGAAGATTTTATACTTTTTGATGAGCGCTATCGTAGAGTGGATGATTACAAGTGCTGGTATGAAAACATGTCCAATGGTCACGTTTATATGCTAGCTGAAGCTCTAGCTGCGGGTTTTAAGGCACCCGTTGGCGAGTCGGGTCTCTCTGGATCATTAAGGCTTATGCATAAGGGCTATCTTGATGTCCTTAAAGCTTTGAGGGCGGAAGGAAATATTAGTAGAGCTTTTTTTATCGCAGCCACAACGTGTGAAAGATTGAAGTATCCGTTGAGGTTGTTTTTTTCTAAAATTAGAAAATATAAGAAATGA
- a CDS encoding glycosyltransferase, translated as MNDIKKVPSFAVLLAAYNGIRWLQSQVESILSQVDVRVTIFISIDPSSDGTEDWFKSVSAHDDRLIVLPVGEKFGGAAKNFFRLIRDVDFSRFDYVSFADQDDVWLLDKLSTAHRKISSSTASAYSCNVTAFWPGGRGLLLDKAQRQRRYDYLFEAAGPGCGYVLKVSETLRFKNFLIENWQDVNDVSLHDWLVYAWFRSVGLVWFIDPVPKILYRQHETNQVGANKGLKAIKARLSLLRAGWYRNEVSKIAKLILPNVQSLPRDLVERGYISRYFLVFNFNEVRRRFRDRVFLVIMVFLGIY; from the coding sequence ATGAACGATATCAAGAAGGTTCCTAGTTTTGCTGTTTTGCTTGCAGCATATAACGGGATTCGGTGGCTTCAGTCTCAGGTAGAAAGCATACTTTCTCAAGTTGATGTTCGGGTAACAATTTTTATAAGCATAGATCCGTCCTCTGATGGAACTGAGGATTGGTTTAAATCTGTGTCAGCTCATGATGACAGGTTAATTGTCCTGCCTGTAGGCGAAAAGTTTGGAGGCGCAGCCAAGAATTTCTTCAGATTGATTCGAGACGTAGATTTTTCAAGATTTGATTATGTTTCGTTTGCTGATCAGGATGATGTTTGGCTTCTAGATAAACTGTCTACGGCTCATAGAAAAATTTCCTCGTCTACTGCTTCTGCTTATTCTTGCAATGTTACAGCCTTTTGGCCCGGGGGACGGGGGTTACTTTTAGACAAAGCACAAAGGCAGCGCAGGTATGATTACCTTTTTGAGGCTGCTGGTCCCGGGTGTGGCTATGTATTAAAAGTTTCCGAGACTCTTAGGTTCAAAAATTTCCTAATTGAGAATTGGCAGGACGTTAATGACGTTTCCCTACATGATTGGCTAGTTTATGCGTGGTTCAGATCGGTAGGATTAGTTTGGTTCATAGATCCGGTGCCGAAGATACTATATCGCCAACACGAGACTAATCAGGTAGGTGCCAATAAAGGCTTAAAGGCTATTAAGGCGCGCTTGTCATTGTTACGTGCCGGTTGGTATCGCAATGAAGTTTCAAAAATCGCAAAATTGATTTTGCCGAATGTTCAGAGCTTGCCTAGAGACTTGGTTGAAAGAGGGTATATATCACGCTATTTTCTTGTTTTTAATTTCAATGAGGTGCGCCGTAGATTTCGTGATCGTGTTTTTTTGGTGATTATGGTTTTTCTTGGTATTTATTGA